The following are encoded in a window of Rubrobacter naiadicus genomic DNA:
- a CDS encoding YihY/virulence factor BrkB family protein, giving the protein MRVRGRLKPVEVVKQTLKEVNEDHVMAFAGNLTYRIFFALFPFFVFLLSLLGIFGAENLVNTLIRNLSGVMPASATQLIKTQLLSIARSRASGAFTFGAIVSVLLALWGVSGAFRSVMEAMNVMYEVEENRPFWKVYGISIFISLAVIVLLVVSLGIVVFGASVGGGLAGVVGLSGVFRTVWAVIQWPILAGFVLFAFALVYYYAPAVTQRWRWISPGAVVALLFWVGFSLLFSVYVSTFGSYNATYGSFAGIIILLLYIYYSTVILLVGAELNQVIEERIPEGKDEGEREPTDELRSEADNPKEEKT; this is encoded by the coding sequence GTGAGGGTGAGGGGCAGGCTGAAACCCGTGGAGGTCGTCAAGCAGACCCTCAAGGAGGTCAACGAGGACCACGTGATGGCCTTCGCGGGCAACCTGACCTACAGGATCTTCTTCGCGCTGTTCCCGTTCTTCGTCTTCCTGCTCTCCCTGCTCGGCATATTCGGGGCGGAGAACCTGGTGAACACCCTGATCAGGAACCTCTCCGGCGTGATGCCCGCCTCGGCGACCCAGCTCATAAAGACCCAGCTCCTCTCGATAGCGCGGAGCAGGGCGAGCGGGGCGTTCACCTTCGGAGCCATCGTCTCGGTGCTTCTGGCCCTGTGGGGCGTCTCCGGCGCCTTTCGCTCGGTGATGGAGGCGATGAACGTGATGTACGAGGTGGAGGAGAACCGCCCCTTCTGGAAGGTCTACGGGATATCGATCTTCATCTCGCTCGCCGTGATAGTCCTTCTGGTGGTGTCGCTCGGCATCGTGGTCTTCGGGGCCTCCGTGGGAGGTGGGCTCGCGGGGGTGGTCGGTTTGAGCGGGGTGTTTCGTACGGTATGGGCCGTGATCCAATGGCCGATACTCGCCGGCTTCGTGCTCTTCGCCTTCGCGCTCGTCTACTATTACGCCCCGGCCGTGACGCAGAGGTGGCGTTGGATCAGCCCGGGAGCGGTGGTGGCGCTCCTTTTCTGGGTGGGGTTCTCGCTCCTTTTCTCCGTTTACGTCTCGACCTTCGGCTCATACAATGCGACCTACGGGTCCTTCGCCGGGATCATAATCCTCCTGCTCTACATCTACTACTCGACGGTCATCCTGCTCGTGGGGGCGGAACTCAACCAGGTCATAGAGGAGCGCATCCCGGAGGGCAAGGACGAGGGCGAGAGAGAGCCCACGGACGAGCTGCGAAGCGAGGCTGATAACCCAAAAGAGGAGAAGACATGA
- a CDS encoding J domain-containing protein, translating to MSIPHRLGRLARGFVYNLQEDERFGEKLRVGRERGEAIKNAFEAALRGAAEEWRSTGEEARRRTYRSGRASTTTFRPRRYPPEVVAAYERLGLRVGAPMEEVSRKRRELIKRFHPDRFPDADKRARAERLASEINASYDVISRYLSRRR from the coding sequence GTGAGCATACCGCACCGCCTGGGCCGTCTGGCTCGCGGGTTCGTCTACAACCTGCAGGAGGACGAGCGCTTCGGGGAGAAGCTCCGGGTGGGGCGGGAGCGCGGCGAGGCCATAAAGAACGCCTTCGAGGCGGCCCTGCGGGGGGCCGCGGAGGAGTGGAGGAGCACCGGTGAGGAGGCGCGCCGACGGACCTACCGCTCCGGGCGTGCTTCGACCACGACGTTCCGTCCGCGGCGCTACCCGCCCGAGGTCGTGGCGGCCTACGAGAGGCTGGGGCTGCGGGTCGGGGCTCCGATGGAAGAAGTGAGCAGGAAGCGCCGCGAGCTGATAAAGCGTTTCCACCCGGACCGGTTTCCCGACGCGGACAAGCGCGCCCGGGCCGAGCGGCTCGCTTCCGAGATAAACGCCTCCTACGACGTGATCTCCCGCTATCTCTCCCGGCGGCGCTAG
- a CDS encoding protein kinase domain-containing protein codes for MLKEKTLISERYEIERYLGGGGMGEVYAARDHLLDRRVAVKVLKEPYSRDPSFVARFRQEALAAASLDHPGVVEIYDAPSEGGLPCIVMEYVGGGTLRDLILRRGRLEWREAARITAGVARALAAAHAQGVIHRDVKPQNVLLTPSGAPKLADFGIARAADATRVTAPGTILGSVYYISPEQALGEQTGPKSDLYSLGVTLYEMLTGGVPFEAENPIAVAMMHLREHVTPPSSKNPAVPAELDVILDRLLSKDPAGRHPDAGTLAAELEELVESGRRSGHRHRAIVGRVGTARRRHGAHRRPGRRSLRNGAAAFLTLVALTGLTGWWAVAGPGNAGSGSGVRAAAKPTAPQVASFETSGRAHHGGTDSSGKGSARAAASSSARTVAQRTEASSARATGAIAPVSSSPAQRQGRGSDSVGSSRETKRPATSFGSASSQMGNQSSGHAATPVSSGAGQSVSSPGAASQLVKVPNLPNVERIIRQSTSVQRNSFSSQQTRTLVNSSSQKSSAGGMTGGAP; via the coding sequence TTGCTGAAGGAGAAGACTCTGATCTCAGAGCGCTACGAGATCGAACGCTACCTCGGGGGCGGAGGGATGGGCGAGGTGTACGCCGCTCGCGACCACCTCCTCGATCGCCGGGTGGCGGTCAAGGTTCTCAAGGAACCCTACTCGAGGGATCCCAGCTTCGTGGCCCGCTTTCGGCAGGAGGCCCTTGCGGCCGCTTCCCTCGATCACCCGGGTGTGGTGGAGATATACGACGCGCCCAGCGAGGGTGGGCTCCCCTGCATCGTGATGGAGTACGTGGGAGGCGGTACGCTCAGGGATCTCATCCTGCGCCGGGGTCGCCTGGAATGGCGCGAGGCGGCCAGGATCACCGCCGGGGTGGCCCGGGCGCTCGCGGCGGCCCATGCGCAGGGTGTCATCCATCGCGACGTAAAGCCGCAGAACGTACTGCTCACACCCTCCGGGGCCCCCAAGCTCGCCGACTTCGGCATCGCCCGGGCGGCGGACGCCACGCGGGTGACGGCGCCGGGGACCATCCTGGGCTCGGTCTACTACATCTCGCCGGAACAGGCCCTCGGAGAGCAGACCGGTCCCAAGAGCGACCTCTACTCTCTTGGCGTCACGCTCTACGAGATGCTCACCGGCGGGGTGCCTTTCGAAGCGGAGAACCCGATAGCGGTCGCGATGATGCACCTCAGGGAGCACGTGACCCCGCCCTCCTCGAAGAACCCCGCGGTCCCCGCAGAGCTCGACGTCATCCTGGATCGTCTCCTGTCGAAGGACCCCGCCGGGCGGCATCCGGACGCCGGAACGCTGGCCGCGGAGCTGGAGGAACTCGTCGAGTCCGGGAGGCGTTCAGGACACAGGCACCGTGCCATCGTCGGCAGGGTGGGGACGGCGCGCAGGCGTCATGGTGCCCATCGCCGTCCCGGTCGGAGGAGCCTGCGCAACGGCGCGGCCGCCTTCCTGACGCTCGTGGCCCTCACGGGCCTCACCGGGTGGTGGGCCGTGGCGGGGCCTGGCAACGCCGGGAGCGGGAGCGGAGTCCGGGCTGCCGCGAAGCCGACCGCTCCCCAGGTGGCTTCTTTCGAGACCTCCGGGCGGGCGCATCACGGTGGCACGGACTCGTCCGGGAAGGGTTCTGCCCGGGCGGCCGCCTCGTCCTCGGCCAGGACCGTGGCGCAGCGTACGGAGGCGAGTTCTGCGCGAGCCACCGGCGCGATCGCTCCTGTCTCGTCCTCTCCTGCACAGCGACAGGGTCGGGGCTCCGACTCTGTCGGCAGCTCACGGGAGACGAAGCGGCCTGCCACTTCGTTCGGGTCTGCTTCTTCTCAGATGGGGAACCAGAGCTCCGGTCACGCGGCTACCCCGGTCTCCTCCGGGGCGGGACAGTCCGTTTCGTCGCCGGGGGCGGCCTCTCAACTGGTCAAGGTGCCCAACCTCCCGAACGTCGAACGGATAATCCGCCAGAGCACCAGCGTGCAGAGGAACTCTTTTTCCTCCCAACAGACTCGTACGCTGGTGAATTCTTCTTCTCAGAAGAGCTCGGCCGGCGGCATGACGGGCGGCGCGCCTTAA
- a CDS encoding ABC transporter permease gives MKEPPKALRSTFEALRTLYQRRWLLWYMIQRDVSKSYRGSVLGFAWAFLGPLLLIALYTIVFSKILGFRFHPVAGDPSLNFGLYLYCGLIPYQMYANTLNSATGIIQSNSMLVKKMVFPTEILPFVSATSTLAERLFELVVLLALLVAFGHPPGWTIALLPAIFVIQLLFILGLSYLFSVIGAYLPDIKETVRSIVRASFFVTPVIWPADKAKGVFHYIVSLNPIAYFVEAYRDLIISHTLPGAIPTLGFTVFSILLFAGGLMLFVRAKHRFPDLI, from the coding sequence TTGAAAGAACCCCCGAAGGCGCTCCGCTCGACCTTCGAGGCGCTGCGCACGCTCTACCAGCGCCGCTGGCTGCTCTGGTACATGATCCAGCGCGACGTCTCAAAGTCCTACCGGGGGTCGGTGCTCGGGTTCGCCTGGGCGTTCCTCGGGCCGCTGCTCCTGATAGCCCTCTACACCATAGTCTTCTCGAAGATCCTCGGGTTTCGTTTCCACCCGGTCGCGGGGGACCCTTCGCTCAACTTCGGGCTCTACCTCTACTGCGGGCTCATCCCCTACCAGATGTACGCCAACACGCTCAACTCGGCCACCGGCATCATCCAGAGCAACTCGATGCTGGTGAAGAAGATGGTCTTCCCGACCGAGATACTGCCGTTCGTCTCGGCCACCTCTACGCTCGCCGAGCGCCTCTTCGAGCTGGTGGTGCTCCTCGCCCTCCTGGTCGCCTTCGGGCACCCGCCGGGCTGGACGATAGCGCTGCTGCCGGCAATCTTCGTCATACAGCTCCTGTTCATCCTGGGGCTGAGCTACCTGTTCTCGGTGATAGGGGCGTATCTGCCGGACATCAAGGAGACGGTGCGCTCGATCGTCAGGGCCTCGTTCTTCGTCACCCCGGTGATCTGGCCGGCCGACAAAGCAAAGGGCGTATTTCACTACATAGTCTCGCTCAACCCGATAGCCTACTTCGTCGAGGCCTACCGGGACCTCATAATCTCCCACACCCTCCCCGGCGCGATTCCGACGCTCGGGTTCACGGTGTTCTCGATCCTCCTGTTCGCCGGAGGCCTGATGCTCTTCGTCCGCGCCAAGCACCGCTTCCCCGACCTGATATGA
- a CDS encoding ABC transporter ATP-binding protein produces the protein MSLAVRLRNVSKSFRIYPRQRERILEAITFGRLRYSQDFWALRDINLDVEAGTSLGVLGRNGAGKSTMLEIVAGILQPTTGTVETNGQIVLLQIGAGINPQFTGRENVMLTGLILGIDRKKMLERFDEIEEFADLGDFMDQPVKNYSSGMRSRLGFAVAVNVEPDILIVDESLSVGDALFRAKGLQKMRELRDRGTTILFVSHSTSQIKDFCEKGVLLHEGRMIASGDVAEVADRYQALLASIRASEKGGAQNGYQLQEEENDFAPTFKENPDLARRAKRLRHGTGEARISHVEVLDEQGRPTEEVSPEERVTVRVHVEYEQPVPASAVGITLRNNSGLDVFSTSTALEGRKIGPKTKEERLIADFSFQPALRPGLYSVGAFVSPPAGGHVFLDWVDVAAVFEVGKPQERRQIPGLFHLPTEVAVHSLARRGAS, from the coding sequence ATGAGCCTGGCTGTAAGACTCAGGAACGTCTCCAAGAGCTTCCGGATCTACCCGAGGCAGCGCGAGCGCATCCTCGAGGCGATCACCTTCGGCAGGCTGCGCTACAGCCAGGACTTCTGGGCGCTCAGGGACATAAACCTCGACGTGGAGGCCGGCACCTCCCTGGGCGTCCTGGGGCGCAACGGGGCCGGCAAGAGCACCATGCTCGAGATCGTCGCCGGCATTCTGCAACCGACCACCGGCACGGTTGAGACCAACGGTCAGATCGTGCTCCTGCAGATAGGCGCCGGGATCAACCCGCAGTTCACCGGCCGGGAGAACGTGATGCTCACCGGCCTCATCCTCGGCATAGACCGCAAGAAGATGCTAGAGCGCTTCGACGAGATCGAGGAGTTCGCCGACCTCGGAGATTTCATGGACCAGCCGGTGAAGAACTACTCGAGCGGCATGCGCTCGCGGCTGGGTTTCGCGGTCGCGGTCAACGTCGAGCCGGACATCCTGATCGTCGACGAGAGCCTCTCGGTCGGCGACGCCCTCTTCCGGGCGAAGGGGCTGCAGAAGATGCGCGAGCTGCGCGACCGGGGGACGACCATCCTCTTCGTCTCGCACAGCACCTCCCAGATAAAGGACTTCTGCGAGAAGGGGGTGCTGCTGCACGAGGGCAGGATGATCGCCTCCGGGGACGTAGCGGAGGTGGCGGACCGCTACCAGGCGCTGCTGGCGAGCATCCGGGCCTCGGAGAAGGGCGGGGCGCAGAACGGGTATCAGCTCCAGGAGGAAGAGAACGACTTCGCCCCGACCTTCAAGGAGAACCCGGATCTCGCCCGCCGGGCGAAGCGCCTGCGCCACGGCACAGGGGAAGCGAGGATCTCACACGTCGAGGTCCTGGACGAACAGGGCCGGCCTACTGAGGAGGTGAGCCCGGAGGAGCGTGTGACGGTCCGGGTGCACGTGGAGTACGAGCAGCCGGTGCCGGCGAGCGCGGTCGGGATCACGCTGCGCAACAACAGCGGCCTCGACGTCTTCTCGACCTCCACCGCGCTCGAGGGGCGGAAGATCGGGCCCAAAACAAAGGAGGAGCGCCTCATCGCGGACTTCTCCTTCCAGCCTGCTCTGAGACCGGGGCTCTACAGCGTGGGCGCCTTCGTCTCCCCGCCCGCGGGGGGGCACGTCTTCCTGGATTGGGTGGACGTCGCGGCGGTCTTCGAGGTCGGGAAACCGCAGGAGCGACGTCAGATCCCGGGCCTCTTCCACCTGCCGACCGAGGTGGCCGTCCACAGCCTGGCCCGCCGCGGCGCCTCTTAG
- a CDS encoding glycosyltransferase family 2 protein, with protein sequence MPRVSVVVPSWNTRGFLRACLASLSRQSFRDFEVVVVDSGSTDGSVEMVEQDFPEARVVALGENRGFSGAANAGIEATDSELVALLNSDTEQDVGWLSALVAASDAHPEAGMFASRMLSLHDRRVLDGAGDALRASGLPYRVGHGEVDRGQYSVKRYVFGACAAAALYRRRMLEDVGLFDEDFFAYCEDGDLSFRAQLAGYRCLYVPDAVVYHAGGASSGGGRSPTATRLGTRNSILLLVKDLPAPLVPAILPAFLAGQMLRLATSAATGTLPAHLAGLSEVPAMVPAMLRKRRRVQKLRRVEVEYVERLLEASSREARRSLLRRAKDRVLPRIGG encoded by the coding sequence ATGCCCAGGGTTTCGGTCGTGGTCCCGAGCTGGAACACCCGCGGCTTCTTGCGGGCCTGCCTGGCCTCGCTGAGCCGCCAGAGTTTCCGGGACTTCGAGGTGGTGGTCGTCGACAGCGGCTCCACCGACGGCTCGGTTGAGATGGTGGAGCAGGATTTTCCGGAGGCGCGGGTGGTGGCCCTCGGTGAGAACCGGGGGTTCTCCGGGGCGGCGAACGCCGGCATCGAGGCCACGGATTCGGAGCTCGTCGCCCTGCTCAACAGCGACACCGAGCAGGACGTCGGATGGCTCTCGGCGCTCGTCGCAGCCTCCGACGCCCACCCGGAGGCGGGGATGTTCGCGAGCAGGATGCTCTCGCTCCACGACCGCCGCGTCCTCGACGGCGCGGGGGATGCGCTGCGCGCGAGCGGGCTCCCCTACCGCGTCGGCCACGGCGAGGTGGACCGCGGGCAGTACTCCGTAAAACGCTACGTCTTCGGGGCGTGCGCCGCCGCCGCCCTCTACCGCCGCAGGATGCTCGAGGATGTAGGGCTCTTCGACGAGGACTTCTTCGCCTACTGCGAGGACGGAGACCTCTCGTTCCGGGCGCAGCTCGCCGGCTACCGCTGCCTCTACGTGCCGGACGCCGTGGTCTATCACGCCGGCGGGGCCTCGAGCGGCGGGGGACGCAGCCCGACCGCGACCCGCCTGGGCACCCGCAACAGCATCCTGCTGCTCGTGAAGGACCTGCCGGCACCGCTCGTCCCCGCGATCCTGCCCGCATTCCTCGCCGGGCAGATGCTCCGTCTCGCGACCTCCGCGGCCACGGGGACCCTGCCGGCGCACCTGGCCGGGCTCTCGGAGGTGCCCGCGATGGTCCCCGCGATGCTGCGCAAGCGCCGCAGGGTGCAGAAACTGCGCCGGGTGGAGGTGGAGTACGTGGAAAGGTTGCTCGAGGCATCCTCGCGGGAGGCTCGCAGGAGCCTGCTGCGCCGGGCGAAGGACCGGGTGTTGCCGAGGATCGGCGGATGA
- the ligA gene encoding NAD-dependent DNA ligase LigA: MGDQNEDIRRKLEELREKIRHHNRRYYVEDDPEISDAEYDALYRELEELEAAHPELITPDSPTQRVGAEPLEEFEEVRHEVPMLSLQNARSAGELYEWDARIRRMLGEDAERLRYVTELKIDGLAVSLRYENGRYVRGATRGNGFVGEDVTANLRTVRSIPIRLSDDPPPVLEPRGEVYIPIKDFEELNRRQEAEGRRPFANPRNAAAGSIRQLDPKVTASRPLTIFLYGIGEGAENYESHSSSLEALKSYGLRVNPYTLHEDIESVVSECERWAKERESLDFQADGVVVKVDSFEQQRALGNVQKAPRWAIAYKFEPLAGRTKLKRIFVHVGRTGALTPQAELEPVSIGGVTISRATLHNEDYIKEKGILVGDTVIVERAGDVIPQVVRPVVEDRDGDEHPFEMPKECPVCGEPVFRPEGEAITRCVNARCPAQALEHIIHWASKDAMDIEGLGEKLATKFFDLGLVRDPADIYELEAGQLVPLEGFGEKSAQNLIRAIEKSKERPFDRVLYALGIRHVGSATARLIAERFSGEDLLKGVSVEQLAGIEGVGEVVARSVIEYFEREDNRALIERLMKLGLDFGSVERQPTGGPLAGKRLVITGALSRPRSEVAERIERAGGTVTSSVSGNTDYLVVGEEPGSKLERARRLGVEVIDEERLEELLSS, encoded by the coding sequence GTGGGCGACCAGAACGAAGACATCCGGCGGAAGCTAGAGGAACTGCGGGAGAAGATCCGCCACCACAACCGGCGCTACTACGTCGAGGACGACCCGGAGATCTCCGACGCCGAGTACGACGCGCTCTACCGCGAGCTCGAGGAGCTGGAGGCGGCCCACCCCGAGCTCATCACCCCCGACTCCCCGACCCAGCGGGTCGGGGCCGAACCGCTGGAGGAGTTCGAGGAGGTCCGCCACGAGGTGCCGATGCTCTCGCTGCAGAACGCCCGCTCGGCCGGGGAGCTCTACGAGTGGGACGCGCGCATCCGCAGGATGCTCGGCGAAGACGCGGAGAGGTTGCGCTACGTCACCGAACTCAAGATAGACGGGCTCGCGGTCTCGCTGCGCTACGAGAACGGGCGCTACGTGCGCGGCGCGACCCGCGGCAACGGGTTCGTCGGCGAGGACGTCACGGCCAACCTGCGCACGGTGCGTTCGATCCCCATCCGGCTCTCCGACGACCCGCCGCCGGTCCTGGAACCCCGGGGAGAGGTGTACATCCCCATCAAAGACTTCGAGGAACTGAACCGCCGCCAGGAGGCCGAGGGCAGGCGTCCCTTCGCCAACCCGCGCAACGCCGCCGCCGGCTCCATCCGCCAGCTCGACCCGAAGGTCACGGCCTCCCGGCCGCTCACGATCTTCCTCTACGGCATCGGCGAAGGGGCGGAGAACTACGAGAGCCATTCCTCCTCGCTCGAAGCGCTCAAGAGCTACGGGCTCCGCGTCAACCCGTACACGCTCCACGAGGACATAGAGTCGGTCGTCTCGGAGTGCGAGCGATGGGCGAAGGAGAGGGAGTCGCTGGATTTCCAGGCCGACGGCGTGGTCGTGAAGGTCGACTCCTTCGAGCAGCAGCGTGCTTTGGGCAACGTGCAGAAGGCCCCGCGCTGGGCGATAGCGTACAAGTTCGAGCCTCTCGCCGGCAGGACGAAGTTGAAGAGGATCTTCGTCCACGTCGGACGCACCGGCGCGCTCACGCCGCAGGCCGAGCTCGAGCCGGTGAGCATCGGCGGCGTGACGATCTCGCGCGCCACGCTGCACAACGAGGACTACATAAAGGAGAAAGGCATCCTCGTCGGGGACACCGTCATCGTCGAGCGGGCGGGGGATGTGATCCCGCAGGTCGTCCGGCCCGTGGTCGAAGACCGCGACGGCGACGAGCATCCCTTCGAGATGCCGAAGGAGTGCCCGGTCTGCGGCGAGCCGGTCTTTCGCCCCGAGGGGGAGGCCATAACCCGCTGCGTCAACGCCCGCTGCCCGGCGCAGGCGCTCGAGCACATCATCCACTGGGCCTCGAAGGACGCGATGGACATAGAGGGCCTCGGCGAGAAGCTCGCCACGAAGTTCTTCGATCTGGGTCTGGTCCGGGACCCGGCCGACATCTACGAGCTCGAAGCCGGGCAGCTCGTCCCGCTCGAAGGCTTCGGGGAGAAGAGCGCGCAGAACCTGATCCGGGCGATAGAGAAAAGCAAGGAGAGGCCCTTCGACCGGGTGCTCTACGCTCTCGGCATCCGGCACGTGGGCTCGGCGACCGCACGGCTCATCGCGGAGCGTTTCAGCGGTGAAGACCTTCTGAAGGGGGTCAGCGTGGAGCAGCTCGCCGGGATAGAAGGCGTCGGCGAAGTCGTTGCGAGATCCGTCATCGAGTACTTCGAGCGCGAGGACAACCGCGCCCTCATCGAGCGGCTGATGAAGCTCGGCCTTGACTTCGGCTCCGTCGAGCGGCAGCCCACCGGGGGCCCGCTCGCGGGCAAGCGCCTCGTCATAACCGGGGCCCTGAGCCGGCCACGCAGCGAGGTCGCAGAGCGCATCGAGAGGGCCGGCGGCACCGTGACCTCCTCGGTGAGCGGCAACACGGACTACCTGGTCGTGGGTGAGGAACCCGGATCCAAGCTGGAGCGCGCCCGCCGGCTCGGGGTCGAGGTGATAGACGAAGAGAGGCTCGAGGAGCTGCTCTCCTCCTGA
- a CDS encoding PspA/IM30 family protein — translation MTRAIRGFFGRFLSGVEERNPEILLENAVQDELDNLKKLQVAAARTMAYEKMLADDAASKQKLVTARERQAQELLSRGEREAALEVIRQKQEAQASLAELQGRLEEARKNSQEMEQAFREQEKRYNEIVRERAALMEEHQRARALRMANEARASISLSDSSRDLERARQAIRQASYEAQAVGELGISETQRRISSVEEDIKRLDAERELEAMEARMGLREPQQLEPGEGEGNDEDRG, via the coding sequence TTGACCAGGGCCATCCGGGGCTTCTTCGGACGGTTCCTGAGCGGGGTGGAGGAACGCAACCCGGAGATACTCCTCGAGAACGCCGTACAGGACGAGTTGGACAACCTCAAAAAGCTCCAGGTGGCGGCGGCCCGCACCATGGCCTACGAGAAGATGCTCGCGGACGACGCCGCCAGCAAGCAGAAGCTTGTCACCGCCCGCGAGCGGCAGGCCCAGGAGCTGCTCTCTCGCGGGGAGCGGGAGGCCGCGCTCGAGGTGATCCGGCAGAAGCAGGAGGCTCAGGCCAGCCTCGCCGAGCTACAGGGGCGCCTCGAAGAAGCCCGCAAGAACTCTCAGGAGATGGAACAGGCGTTCCGCGAGCAGGAGAAGCGCTACAACGAGATCGTACGCGAGCGGGCCGCCCTGATGGAAGAACACCAGCGGGCCAGGGCGCTGCGCATGGCGAACGAGGCCCGGGCCAGCATCTCTCTCTCGGACTCCTCGCGCGACCTCGAGCGTGCCCGCCAGGCGATACGCCAGGCCTCCTACGAGGCACAGGCGGTCGGCGAGCTCGGGATCAGCGAGACCCAGCGCAGGATCTCCTCCGTCGAGGAGGACATAAAGCGGCTCGACGCCGAACGTGAGCTGGAGGCGATGGAGGCGCGGATGGGTCTGAGAGAGCCTCAGCAGCTCGAGCCCGGTGAGGGGGAAGGGAACGACGAGGATCGTGGGTAG
- a CDS encoding glycosyltransferase family 2 protein encodes MRFSAVIVNYASWPHTLRCVESLLGAGDPEIVVVDNDREEPPELPEGVRLLRNPENLGFARACNRGLRTSSGEIVVFVNPDVIVERDFFERLGEFFCGAPQAGVAGPRIVDGTGALQLSARREVNLASGLLGRTSLLTRAFPKSRLVRRMFPAAGEPGAPVAVDWVSGACLAARREVLEELGGFDERFFMYFEDADLCRRARQAGWKVFYLPRVQVVHHTGASSGDRTRAILRLHKSAFLYHRKHGPHGPFGIYDLLVLLGLCARAGVRLAGTLRPQGE; translated from the coding sequence ATGAGGTTCTCGGCGGTGATCGTCAACTACGCCTCCTGGCCGCACACCCTGCGGTGCGTCGAGAGCCTGCTCGGGGCGGGGGACCCGGAGATCGTAGTGGTGGACAACGACCGCGAGGAGCCACCGGAACTCCCGGAAGGGGTACGCCTCCTGCGAAACCCCGAGAACCTCGGCTTCGCCCGCGCCTGCAACCGGGGCCTCCGCACCTCGAGCGGCGAGATCGTGGTGTTCGTGAACCCCGACGTCATCGTCGAGCGGGACTTCTTCGAGCGCCTCGGTGAGTTCTTCTGCGGTGCCCCGCAGGCCGGGGTCGCGGGGCCCAGGATCGTCGACGGCACGGGCGCCCTGCAGCTCTCGGCCCGCCGGGAGGTGAACCTCGCCTCCGGGCTCCTCGGTCGCACCTCCCTCCTGACCCGTGCGTTTCCCAAAAGCCGCCTCGTGCGGCGGATGTTCCCGGCAGCCGGGGAGCCCGGGGCCCCGGTCGCGGTCGACTGGGTCTCCGGGGCCTGCCTGGCGGCGAGGCGGGAGGTACTGGAGGAGCTGGGGGGCTTCGACGAACGGTTCTTCATGTACTTCGAGGACGCCGACCTCTGCCGCCGCGCCCGTCAGGCGGGCTGGAAGGTCTTCTACCTGCCCCGGGTGCAGGTCGTCCACCACACCGGGGCGAGCAGCGGCGACAGGACCCGCGCGATCCTGAGGCTGCACAAGAGCGCCTTCCTCTACCACCGCAAGCACGGCCCGCACGGTCCCTTCGGGATCTACGACCTGCTCGTCCTGCTCGGGCTGTGCGCCCGGGCGGGGGTGCGGCTGGCGGGTACGCTCCGGCCTCAGGGCGAGTAG
- a CDS encoding class I SAM-dependent methyltransferase: protein MRNPETERTRRIWEKTAPHYDRGISPFERLLVGDGRRWVCSRAAGDVLKVAVGTGRNFPFYPAGVSLSAVDISPAMLAVARERAGSLGMRVNLAEADAQALPFEDESFDAVVSTLAMCSIPDERLALREMKRVLRSGGRLLLLDHVRSTSPVVFSLQRVLEPLSVRFAGDHLLRRPLERVVELGFSVEESRRCRKGIVEMLAARKPV from the coding sequence TTGCGGAACCCCGAGACCGAGAGGACGCGGCGCATCTGGGAGAAGACCGCTCCGCACTACGACCGCGGGATCTCGCCTTTCGAGCGCCTCCTCGTCGGGGACGGGCGGCGGTGGGTGTGCTCCCGCGCGGCGGGTGACGTCCTCAAGGTCGCCGTCGGCACCGGGCGCAACTTCCCCTTTTACCCCGCGGGGGTGAGCCTGAGCGCCGTGGACATCAGCCCGGCCATGCTCGCGGTGGCGCGGGAGAGGGCAGGGTCGCTCGGGATGCGGGTGAACCTGGCCGAGGCCGACGCGCAGGCGCTGCCTTTCGAGGACGAATCCTTCGATGCCGTGGTGAGCACGCTCGCCATGTGCAGCATACCTGACGAGCGTCTCGCCCTGCGGGAGATGAAGCGGGTGCTGCGCTCTGGAGGCAGACTGCTTCTGCTGGACCACGTGCGCAGCACCTCACCGGTCGTCTTCTCTCTGCAGCGGGTGCTGGAGCCGCTCTCGGTCCGGTTCGCCGGGGACCATCTGCTCAGGCGCCCGCTGGAGCGGGTCGTCGAGCTGGGGTTCTCGGTAGAGGAGAGCCGGCGTTGCAGGAAAGGGATCGTCGAGATGCTCGCGGCCCGCAAACCAGTTTAG